A single genomic interval of Pseudorca crassidens isolate mPseCra1 chromosome 19, mPseCra1.hap1, whole genome shotgun sequence harbors:
- the DVL2 gene encoding segment polarity protein dishevelled homolog DVL-2 isoform X1 produces MAGSGAGGGGVGETKVIYHLDEEETPYLVKIPVPAERITLGDFKSVLQRPAGAKYFFKSMDQDFGVVKEEISDDNARLPCFNGRVVSWLVSSDNPQPEMAPPAHEPRTDPVPPPPPVPPLPPERTSGIGDSRPPSFHPNVSSSRENLEPETETESVVSLRRERPRRRDSSERGAGGHRPSGPSRLERHLAGYESSSTLMTSELESTSLGDSDEEDTMSRFSSSTEQSSASRLLKRHRRRRKQRPPRLERVRGFLWGSWTSGELGARALVSGVQGPDRENAGACPGLLEAVRLLPLYPPQASSFSSVTDSTMSLNIITVTLNMEKYNFLGISIVGQSNERGDGGIYIGSIMKGGAVAADGRIEPGDMLLQVNDMNFENMSNDDAVRVLRDIVHKPGPLPSPQPDWPPLPHSPIVLTVAKCWDPSPQAYFTLPRNEPIQPIDPAAWVSHSAALTGTFPAYPGSSSMSTITSGSSLPDGCEGRGLSIHTDMASVTKAMAAPESGLEVRDRMWLKITIPNAFLGSDVVDWLYHHVEGFPERREARKYASGLLKAGLIRHTVNKITFSEQCYYVFGDLSGGCESYLVNLSLNDNDGSSGASDQDTLAPLPGATPWPLLPTFSYQYPAPHPYSPQPPPYHELSSYTYGGGSASSQHSEGSRSSGSTRSDGGVGRTGRPEERAPESKSGSGSESEPSSRGGSLRRGGEPGGTGDGGPPPSRGSSGGAPNLRAHPGLHPYGPPPGMALPYNPMMVVMMPPPPPPVPPAVQPPGAPPVRDLGSVPPELTASRQSFHMAMGNPSEFFVDVM; encoded by the exons ATGGCGGGCAGCGGCGCTGGGGGCGGTGGTGTCGGGGAGACGAAGGTGATTTACCACCTGGATGAAGAAGAGACTCCCTACCTGGTGAAGATCCCCGTCCCCGCCGAGCGCATCACCCTCGGCGATTTCAAGAGCGTCTTGCAGCGGCCCGCGGGCGCTAAGTACTTTTTCAAGTCTATGGATCAGGATTTCGG GGTGGTGAAGGAAGAGATTTCAGATGACAATGCTCGCCTTCCCTGCTTCAACGGAAGGGTGGTATCCTGG TTAGTGTCATCAGATAACCCCCAACCTGAGATGGCCCCCCCAGCCCACGAGCCTCGGACAGACCCGGTGCCTCCACCGCCACCTGTACCCCCTCTGCCACCAGAGAGGACCAGTGGCATTGGAGACTCCAGGCCTCCATCCTTCCA CCCTAACGTGTCTAGCAGCCGGGAAAATCTGGAGCCcgagacagaaacagagtcagTGGTGTCTCTGAGGCGGGAGCGACCTCGCAGGCGAGACAGCAGTGAGCGCGGCG CGGGGGGCCACCGGCCCAGCGGCCCCTCGAGGCTGGAGCGCCACCTGGCAGGGTACGAGAGctcctccaccctcatgaccagTGAGCTGGAGAGCACCAGCCTGGGGGACTCGGACGAGGAGGACACCATGAGCAG GTTCAGCAGCTCCACGGAGCAGAGCAGCGCCTCCCGCCTCCTCAAGCGCCACCGGCGGCGGAGGAAACAGCGGCCACCCCGCCTGGAGAGGGTGAGGGGCTTCTTGTGGGGCAGCTGGACCTCGGGGGAGCTGGGGGCGCGGGCCTTGGTTTCGGGGGTACAAGGCCCAGACAGGGAGAATGCTGGGGCTTGTCCCGGCTTGTTGGAGGCAGTCCGGCTCCTTCCCCTTTACCCACCACAGGCCTCATCCTTCAGCAGCGTCACCGATTCCACCATGTCTCTCAACATCATCACAGTCACGCTCAACATGG AGAAGTACAACTTCCTGGGCATCTCCATCGTGGGTCAGAGCAACGAGCGGGGAGATGGAGGCATCTACATCGGCTCCATCATGAAGGGTGGGGCTGTGGCGGCTGATGGGCGCATTGAGCCCGGGGACATGCTTTTGCAG GTGAACGACATGAACTTTGAGAACATGAGCAACGATGATGCGGTGCGGGTGCTGAGGGACATCGTGCACAAGCCGGG gcctctcccctcaccccagcctgaCTGGCCTCCTCTTCCTCACAGCCCCATCGTGCTGACTGTAGCCAAGTGCTGGGATCCCTCTCCCCAGGCCTATTTCACTCTCCCCCGAA ATGAGCCCATCCAGCCGATTGACCCTGCTGCCTGGGTCTCACACTCTGCTGCGCTGACTGGCACCTTCCCAGCCTATCCAGGTTCTTCGTCCATGAGCACCATCACATCTGGGTCCTCTCTTCCGGATG GCTGTGAGGGCCGGGGCCTCTCCATCCATACAGACATGGCATCTGTGACCAAGGCCATGGCAGCTCCAGAGTCTGGACTGGAAGTTCGGGACCGCATGTGGCTCAAGATCACCATCCCTAACGCCTTTCTGG GCTCGGACGTGGTTGACTGGCTCTACCATCACGTGGAGGGCTTTCCTGAGCGGCGGGAGGCCCGAAAGTATGCCAGCGGGCTGCTCAAGGCGGGCCTCATCCGGCACACTGTGAACAAGATCACCTTCTCTGAGCAGTGCTATTATGTCTTTGGAGACCTCAGTGGCGGCTGTGAGAGTT ACCTAGTCAACCTGTCTCTGAATGACAACGATGGCTCCAGTGGCGCTTCGGACCAGGACACCTTGGCTCCCTTGCCCGGGGCCACGCCCTGGCCCCTGCTGCCCACCTTCTCCTACCAGTACCCAGCCCCGCACCCATACagtccccagcccccaccctacCATGAGCTCTCGTCCTACACCTACGGCGGAGGCAGTGCCAGCAGCCAGCACAGTGAGG gGAGCCGGAGCAGTGGGTCGACACGAAGCGATGGGGGGGTGGGGCGcacagggaggcctgaggagcGGGCCCCTGAGTCCAAGTCTGGCAGCGGCAGTGAGTCTGAGCCTTCCAGCCGGGGCGGCAGCCTTCGGCGGGGCGGGGAACCTGGTGGGACTGGTGATGGGGGCCCTCCCCCATCCAGGGGCTCATCAGGAGGTGCTCCCAATCTCCGAGCCCACCCAGGGCTCCATCCCTATGGCCCGCCTCCTGGCATGGCCCTCCCGTATAACCCCATGATGGTGGTCATgatgccccctcccccgccccctgtcCCTCCAGCAGTGCAGCCTCCAGGGGCCCCTCCAGTCAGAGACCTGGGCTCCGTGCCCCCAGAGCTGACGGCCAGCCGCCAAAGCTTCCACATGGCCATGGGCAACCCCAGTGAGTTCTTTGTGGATGTTATGTAG
- the DVL2 gene encoding segment polarity protein dishevelled homolog DVL-2 isoform X2, producing MAGSGAGGGGVGETKVIYHLDEEETPYLVKIPVPAERITLGDFKSVLQRPAGAKYFFKSMDQDFGVVKEEISDDNARLPCFNGRVVSWLVSSDNPQPEMAPPAHEPRTDPVPPPPPVPPLPPERTSGIGDSRPPSFHPNVSSSRENLEPETETESVVSLRRERPRRRDSSERGAGGHRPSGPSRLERHLAGYESSSTLMTSELESTSLGDSDEEDTMSSSPPDLPAGSAAPRSRAAPPASSSATGGGGNSGHPAWRGSVTDSTMSLNIITVTLNMEKYNFLGISIVGQSNERGDGGIYIGSIMKGGAVAADGRIEPGDMLLQVNDMNFENMSNDDAVRVLRDIVHKPGPLPSPQPDWPPLPHSPIVLTVAKCWDPSPQAYFTLPRNEPIQPIDPAAWVSHSAALTGTFPAYPGSSSMSTITSGSSLPDGCEGRGLSIHTDMASVTKAMAAPESGLEVRDRMWLKITIPNAFLGSDVVDWLYHHVEGFPERREARKYASGLLKAGLIRHTVNKITFSEQCYYVFGDLSGGCESYLVNLSLNDNDGSSGASDQDTLAPLPGATPWPLLPTFSYQYPAPHPYSPQPPPYHELSSYTYGGGSASSQHSEGSRSSGSTRSDGGVGRTGRPEERAPESKSGSGSESEPSSRGGSLRRGGEPGGTGDGGPPPSRGSSGGAPNLRAHPGLHPYGPPPGMALPYNPMMVVMMPPPPPPVPPAVQPPGAPPVRDLGSVPPELTASRQSFHMAMGNPSEFFVDVM from the exons ATGGCGGGCAGCGGCGCTGGGGGCGGTGGTGTCGGGGAGACGAAGGTGATTTACCACCTGGATGAAGAAGAGACTCCCTACCTGGTGAAGATCCCCGTCCCCGCCGAGCGCATCACCCTCGGCGATTTCAAGAGCGTCTTGCAGCGGCCCGCGGGCGCTAAGTACTTTTTCAAGTCTATGGATCAGGATTTCGG GGTGGTGAAGGAAGAGATTTCAGATGACAATGCTCGCCTTCCCTGCTTCAACGGAAGGGTGGTATCCTGG TTAGTGTCATCAGATAACCCCCAACCTGAGATGGCCCCCCCAGCCCACGAGCCTCGGACAGACCCGGTGCCTCCACCGCCACCTGTACCCCCTCTGCCACCAGAGAGGACCAGTGGCATTGGAGACTCCAGGCCTCCATCCTTCCA CCCTAACGTGTCTAGCAGCCGGGAAAATCTGGAGCCcgagacagaaacagagtcagTGGTGTCTCTGAGGCGGGAGCGACCTCGCAGGCGAGACAGCAGTGAGCGCGGCG CGGGGGGCCACCGGCCCAGCGGCCCCTCGAGGCTGGAGCGCCACCTGGCAGGGTACGAGAGctcctccaccctcatgaccagTGAGCTGGAGAGCACCAGCCTGGGGGACTCGGACGAGGAGGACACCATGAGCAG CTCCCCGCCCGACCTCCCGGCAGGTTCAGCAGCTCCACGGAGCAGAGCAGCGCCTCCCGCCTCCTCAAGCGCCACCGGCGGCGGAGGAAACAGCGGCCACCCCGCCTGGAGAGG CAGCGTCACCGATTCCACCATGTCTCTCAACATCATCACAGTCACGCTCAACATGG AGAAGTACAACTTCCTGGGCATCTCCATCGTGGGTCAGAGCAACGAGCGGGGAGATGGAGGCATCTACATCGGCTCCATCATGAAGGGTGGGGCTGTGGCGGCTGATGGGCGCATTGAGCCCGGGGACATGCTTTTGCAG GTGAACGACATGAACTTTGAGAACATGAGCAACGATGATGCGGTGCGGGTGCTGAGGGACATCGTGCACAAGCCGGG gcctctcccctcaccccagcctgaCTGGCCTCCTCTTCCTCACAGCCCCATCGTGCTGACTGTAGCCAAGTGCTGGGATCCCTCTCCCCAGGCCTATTTCACTCTCCCCCGAA ATGAGCCCATCCAGCCGATTGACCCTGCTGCCTGGGTCTCACACTCTGCTGCGCTGACTGGCACCTTCCCAGCCTATCCAGGTTCTTCGTCCATGAGCACCATCACATCTGGGTCCTCTCTTCCGGATG GCTGTGAGGGCCGGGGCCTCTCCATCCATACAGACATGGCATCTGTGACCAAGGCCATGGCAGCTCCAGAGTCTGGACTGGAAGTTCGGGACCGCATGTGGCTCAAGATCACCATCCCTAACGCCTTTCTGG GCTCGGACGTGGTTGACTGGCTCTACCATCACGTGGAGGGCTTTCCTGAGCGGCGGGAGGCCCGAAAGTATGCCAGCGGGCTGCTCAAGGCGGGCCTCATCCGGCACACTGTGAACAAGATCACCTTCTCTGAGCAGTGCTATTATGTCTTTGGAGACCTCAGTGGCGGCTGTGAGAGTT ACCTAGTCAACCTGTCTCTGAATGACAACGATGGCTCCAGTGGCGCTTCGGACCAGGACACCTTGGCTCCCTTGCCCGGGGCCACGCCCTGGCCCCTGCTGCCCACCTTCTCCTACCAGTACCCAGCCCCGCACCCATACagtccccagcccccaccctacCATGAGCTCTCGTCCTACACCTACGGCGGAGGCAGTGCCAGCAGCCAGCACAGTGAGG gGAGCCGGAGCAGTGGGTCGACACGAAGCGATGGGGGGGTGGGGCGcacagggaggcctgaggagcGGGCCCCTGAGTCCAAGTCTGGCAGCGGCAGTGAGTCTGAGCCTTCCAGCCGGGGCGGCAGCCTTCGGCGGGGCGGGGAACCTGGTGGGACTGGTGATGGGGGCCCTCCCCCATCCAGGGGCTCATCAGGAGGTGCTCCCAATCTCCGAGCCCACCCAGGGCTCCATCCCTATGGCCCGCCTCCTGGCATGGCCCTCCCGTATAACCCCATGATGGTGGTCATgatgccccctcccccgccccctgtcCCTCCAGCAGTGCAGCCTCCAGGGGCCCCTCCAGTCAGAGACCTGGGCTCCGTGCCCCCAGAGCTGACGGCCAGCCGCCAAAGCTTCCACATGGCCATGGGCAACCCCAGTGAGTTCTTTGTGGATGTTATGTAG
- the DVL2 gene encoding segment polarity protein dishevelled homolog DVL-2 isoform X7 → MAGSGAGGGGVGETKVIYHLDEEETPYLVKIPVPAERITLGDFKSVLQRPAGAKYFFKSMDQDFGVVKEEISDDNARLPCFNGRVVSWLVSSDNPQPEMAPPAHEPRTDPVPPPPPVPPLPPERTSGIGDSRPPSFHPNVSSSRENLEPETETESVVSLRRERPRRRDSTGGHRPSGPSRLERHLAGYESSSTLMTSELESTSLGDSDEEDTMSRFSSSTEQSSASRLLKRHRRRRKQRPPRLERASSFSSVTDSTMSLNIITVTLNMEKYNFLGISIVGQSNERGDGGIYIGSIMKGGAVAADGRIEPGDMLLQVNDMNFENMSNDDAVRVLRDIVHKPGPIVLTVAKCWDPSPQAYFTLPRNEPIQPIDPAAWVSHSAALTGTFPAYPGSSSMSTITSGSSLPDGCEGRGLSIHTDMASVTKAMAAPESGLEVRDRMWLKITIPNAFLGSDVVDWLYHHVEGFPERREARKYASGLLKAGLIRHTVNKITFSEQCYYVFGDLSGGCESYLVNLSLNDNDGSSGASDQDTLAPLPGATPWPLLPTFSYQYPAPHPYSPQPPPYHELSSYTYGGGSASSQHSEGSRSSGSTRSDGGVGRTGRPEERAPESKSGSGSESEPSSRGGSLRRGGEPGGTGDGGPPPSRGSSGGAPNLRAHPGLHPYGPPPGMALPYNPMMVVMMPPPPPPVPPAVQPPGAPPVRDLGSVPPELTASRQSFHMAMGNPSEFFVDVM, encoded by the exons ATGGCGGGCAGCGGCGCTGGGGGCGGTGGTGTCGGGGAGACGAAGGTGATTTACCACCTGGATGAAGAAGAGACTCCCTACCTGGTGAAGATCCCCGTCCCCGCCGAGCGCATCACCCTCGGCGATTTCAAGAGCGTCTTGCAGCGGCCCGCGGGCGCTAAGTACTTTTTCAAGTCTATGGATCAGGATTTCGG GGTGGTGAAGGAAGAGATTTCAGATGACAATGCTCGCCTTCCCTGCTTCAACGGAAGGGTGGTATCCTGG TTAGTGTCATCAGATAACCCCCAACCTGAGATGGCCCCCCCAGCCCACGAGCCTCGGACAGACCCGGTGCCTCCACCGCCACCTGTACCCCCTCTGCCACCAGAGAGGACCAGTGGCATTGGAGACTCCAGGCCTCCATCCTTCCA CCCTAACGTGTCTAGCAGCCGGGAAAATCTGGAGCCcgagacagaaacagagtcagTGGTGTCTCTGAGGCGGGAGCGACCTCGCAGGCGAGACAGCA CGGGGGGCCACCGGCCCAGCGGCCCCTCGAGGCTGGAGCGCCACCTGGCAGGGTACGAGAGctcctccaccctcatgaccagTGAGCTGGAGAGCACCAGCCTGGGGGACTCGGACGAGGAGGACACCATGAGCAG GTTCAGCAGCTCCACGGAGCAGAGCAGCGCCTCCCGCCTCCTCAAGCGCCACCGGCGGCGGAGGAAACAGCGGCCACCCCGCCTGGAGAGG GCCTCATCCTTCAGCAGCGTCACCGATTCCACCATGTCTCTCAACATCATCACAGTCACGCTCAACATGG AGAAGTACAACTTCCTGGGCATCTCCATCGTGGGTCAGAGCAACGAGCGGGGAGATGGAGGCATCTACATCGGCTCCATCATGAAGGGTGGGGCTGTGGCGGCTGATGGGCGCATTGAGCCCGGGGACATGCTTTTGCAG GTGAACGACATGAACTTTGAGAACATGAGCAACGATGATGCGGTGCGGGTGCTGAGGGACATCGTGCACAAGCCGGG CCCCATCGTGCTGACTGTAGCCAAGTGCTGGGATCCCTCTCCCCAGGCCTATTTCACTCTCCCCCGAA ATGAGCCCATCCAGCCGATTGACCCTGCTGCCTGGGTCTCACACTCTGCTGCGCTGACTGGCACCTTCCCAGCCTATCCAGGTTCTTCGTCCATGAGCACCATCACATCTGGGTCCTCTCTTCCGGATG GCTGTGAGGGCCGGGGCCTCTCCATCCATACAGACATGGCATCTGTGACCAAGGCCATGGCAGCTCCAGAGTCTGGACTGGAAGTTCGGGACCGCATGTGGCTCAAGATCACCATCCCTAACGCCTTTCTGG GCTCGGACGTGGTTGACTGGCTCTACCATCACGTGGAGGGCTTTCCTGAGCGGCGGGAGGCCCGAAAGTATGCCAGCGGGCTGCTCAAGGCGGGCCTCATCCGGCACACTGTGAACAAGATCACCTTCTCTGAGCAGTGCTATTATGTCTTTGGAGACCTCAGTGGCGGCTGTGAGAGTT ACCTAGTCAACCTGTCTCTGAATGACAACGATGGCTCCAGTGGCGCTTCGGACCAGGACACCTTGGCTCCCTTGCCCGGGGCCACGCCCTGGCCCCTGCTGCCCACCTTCTCCTACCAGTACCCAGCCCCGCACCCATACagtccccagcccccaccctacCATGAGCTCTCGTCCTACACCTACGGCGGAGGCAGTGCCAGCAGCCAGCACAGTGAGG gGAGCCGGAGCAGTGGGTCGACACGAAGCGATGGGGGGGTGGGGCGcacagggaggcctgaggagcGGGCCCCTGAGTCCAAGTCTGGCAGCGGCAGTGAGTCTGAGCCTTCCAGCCGGGGCGGCAGCCTTCGGCGGGGCGGGGAACCTGGTGGGACTGGTGATGGGGGCCCTCCCCCATCCAGGGGCTCATCAGGAGGTGCTCCCAATCTCCGAGCCCACCCAGGGCTCCATCCCTATGGCCCGCCTCCTGGCATGGCCCTCCCGTATAACCCCATGATGGTGGTCATgatgccccctcccccgccccctgtcCCTCCAGCAGTGCAGCCTCCAGGGGCCCCTCCAGTCAGAGACCTGGGCTCCGTGCCCCCAGAGCTGACGGCCAGCCGCCAAAGCTTCCACATGGCCATGGGCAACCCCAGTGAGTTCTTTGTGGATGTTATGTAG
- the DVL2 gene encoding segment polarity protein dishevelled homolog DVL-2 isoform X8, protein MAGSGAGGGGVGETKVIYHLDEEETPYLVKIPVPAERITLGDFKSVLQRPAGAKYFFKSMDQDFGVVKEEISDDNARLPCFNGRVVSWLVSSDNPQPEMAPPAHEPRTDPVPPPPPVPPLPPERTSGIGDSRPPSFHPNVSSSRENLEPETETESVVSLRRERPRRRDSSERGAGGHRPSGPSRLERHLAGYESSSTLMTSELESTSLGDSDEEDTMSSSPPDLPAGSAAPRSRAAPPASSSATGGGGNSGHPAWRGSVTDSTMSLNIITVTLNMEKYNFLGISIVGQSNERGDGGIYIGSIMKGGAVAADGRIEPGDMLLQVNDMNFENMSNDDAVRVLRDIVHKPGPLPSPQPDWPPLPHSPIVLTVAKCWDPSPQAYFTLPRNEPIQPIDPAAWVSHSAALTGTFPAYPGSSSMSTITSGSSLPDGCEGRGLSIHTDMASVTKAMAAPESGLEVRDRMWLKITIPNAFLGSDVVDWLYHHVEGFPERREARKYASGLLKAGLIRHTVNKITFSEQCYYVFGDLSGGCESYLVNLSLNDNDGSSGASDQDTLAPLPGATPWPLLPTFSYQYPAPHPYSPQPPPYHELSSYTYGGGSASSQHSEAVQPPGAPPVRDLGSVPPELTASRQSFHMAMGNPSEFFVDVM, encoded by the exons ATGGCGGGCAGCGGCGCTGGGGGCGGTGGTGTCGGGGAGACGAAGGTGATTTACCACCTGGATGAAGAAGAGACTCCCTACCTGGTGAAGATCCCCGTCCCCGCCGAGCGCATCACCCTCGGCGATTTCAAGAGCGTCTTGCAGCGGCCCGCGGGCGCTAAGTACTTTTTCAAGTCTATGGATCAGGATTTCGG GGTGGTGAAGGAAGAGATTTCAGATGACAATGCTCGCCTTCCCTGCTTCAACGGAAGGGTGGTATCCTGG TTAGTGTCATCAGATAACCCCCAACCTGAGATGGCCCCCCCAGCCCACGAGCCTCGGACAGACCCGGTGCCTCCACCGCCACCTGTACCCCCTCTGCCACCAGAGAGGACCAGTGGCATTGGAGACTCCAGGCCTCCATCCTTCCA CCCTAACGTGTCTAGCAGCCGGGAAAATCTGGAGCCcgagacagaaacagagtcagTGGTGTCTCTGAGGCGGGAGCGACCTCGCAGGCGAGACAGCAGTGAGCGCGGCG CGGGGGGCCACCGGCCCAGCGGCCCCTCGAGGCTGGAGCGCCACCTGGCAGGGTACGAGAGctcctccaccctcatgaccagTGAGCTGGAGAGCACCAGCCTGGGGGACTCGGACGAGGAGGACACCATGAGCAG CTCCCCGCCCGACCTCCCGGCAGGTTCAGCAGCTCCACGGAGCAGAGCAGCGCCTCCCGCCTCCTCAAGCGCCACCGGCGGCGGAGGAAACAGCGGCCACCCCGCCTGGAGAGG CAGCGTCACCGATTCCACCATGTCTCTCAACATCATCACAGTCACGCTCAACATGG AGAAGTACAACTTCCTGGGCATCTCCATCGTGGGTCAGAGCAACGAGCGGGGAGATGGAGGCATCTACATCGGCTCCATCATGAAGGGTGGGGCTGTGGCGGCTGATGGGCGCATTGAGCCCGGGGACATGCTTTTGCAG GTGAACGACATGAACTTTGAGAACATGAGCAACGATGATGCGGTGCGGGTGCTGAGGGACATCGTGCACAAGCCGGG gcctctcccctcaccccagcctgaCTGGCCTCCTCTTCCTCACAGCCCCATCGTGCTGACTGTAGCCAAGTGCTGGGATCCCTCTCCCCAGGCCTATTTCACTCTCCCCCGAA ATGAGCCCATCCAGCCGATTGACCCTGCTGCCTGGGTCTCACACTCTGCTGCGCTGACTGGCACCTTCCCAGCCTATCCAGGTTCTTCGTCCATGAGCACCATCACATCTGGGTCCTCTCTTCCGGATG GCTGTGAGGGCCGGGGCCTCTCCATCCATACAGACATGGCATCTGTGACCAAGGCCATGGCAGCTCCAGAGTCTGGACTGGAAGTTCGGGACCGCATGTGGCTCAAGATCACCATCCCTAACGCCTTTCTGG GCTCGGACGTGGTTGACTGGCTCTACCATCACGTGGAGGGCTTTCCTGAGCGGCGGGAGGCCCGAAAGTATGCCAGCGGGCTGCTCAAGGCGGGCCTCATCCGGCACACTGTGAACAAGATCACCTTCTCTGAGCAGTGCTATTATGTCTTTGGAGACCTCAGTGGCGGCTGTGAGAGTT ACCTAGTCAACCTGTCTCTGAATGACAACGATGGCTCCAGTGGCGCTTCGGACCAGGACACCTTGGCTCCCTTGCCCGGGGCCACGCCCTGGCCCCTGCTGCCCACCTTCTCCTACCAGTACCCAGCCCCGCACCCATACagtccccagcccccaccctacCATGAGCTCTCGTCCTACACCTACGGCGGAGGCAGTGCCAGCAGCCAGCACAGTGAGG CAGTGCAGCCTCCAGGGGCCCCTCCAGTCAGAGACCTGGGCTCCGTGCCCCCAGAGCTGACGGCCAGCCGCCAAAGCTTCCACATGGCCATGGGCAACCCCAGTGAGTTCTTTGTGGATGTTATGTAG